GCGCAGCCGGATCCAGCCGGGCCGGGCCGTCGTGTCGGCCCAGGACGGGTCCGGCGCCTCGCGCAGGGAGCTCCACGGCCAGGACAAGCCCTCGGCCGGGGCGGCGGGAGGCAGCGGGTGCGGCCGCGTCGGTACGTCGACGTCCACCGCCGGGCGCCGGCCGCCCTGCCGCAGCCGGGGCCAGCCCTCCGCGTCCCAGGTGACCGCCTGGATCGCGGTCTCGCGGCCGAGCGGGCAGCGGCGGCCCTGCGGCGTGTGCAGCGGGCGGGCCGTCAGATGACTGAGCAGCCACTGCCCGTCCGGCGTCTCGACCAGCTCGCCGTGCCCGGCCTTCTGCAACGGCACGTCCGGGTCGTCGCGGGTGGTCAGCAAGGACCGTTCGTCGAGTTCGTACGGCCCCGTCAGCTCCCGGCTGCGGGCCACCCGCACCCCGTGCTCCCAGCCCGTGCCGCCCTCCGCGAGGACGAGGTAGTACCAGCCGTCGCGCCGCAGCAGCTTCGGCCCCTCGATCAGCCGGTCGTGCTGGAGCAGCAGACGTGTCCGCCCGACGGGGGCGAGCGTGTCCCGGTCCAGCTCCGTGACGACGATCCCGGCGAACCGCTGCCCTCCCGGCCGGTGGTCGTTCTGCAGGTTCAGCAGCCACAGCCTGCCGTCCTCGTGGAACAGGGCCGGGTCGAAGCCGTGGCTCGCGACCCGGCGCGGCGCGCTCCATTCGCCGCTCACCTCGGTGGCCGTCGAGACGTACGTGTCCAGGTCGAAGTACGGCGTGCCGACCGAGCGCACGACGGTGTACGTCACCCAGAACCGTTCCCCGTCCCAGCTCAGCGACGGTGCCCAGATGCCCCCGGAGTCGGGCACTCCGGCCAGCGAGCCGCCGGGCGCCGCGCCCCGGACGTGCCCCGCGTACTCCCAGTGGGCCAGGTCGCGGGAGCGGTGGACCGGGATCGTCGGGAACCACTCGAAGGAGCTGGTCGCCACGTAGTACCAGTCGCCGACCCGGATCAGGGAGGGGTCGGGGGCGAAGCCGCGCAGGACGGGGTTGTGCAGGACGGTCACGTGAGGGCTCCGGGAGGGGTGGGCACCCGGGGGCCGCGGGGAGTCAGGGTCACCTGCGGCCCCCGGGAGTCAGGGAGAGGCGGGGGAGATCACTTGAGGGCGCCGATCACTTGAGGGCGCCGAGCGTCACGCCCGACCGCCAGTAGCGGCGCATCGCGACCATCATGATCGCCATCGGGATGATGGACAGCAGCGCGCCCGTCAGGACGAGGCTGGTCACGTCGATGCCCGACTCCAGGCGCTTGCCGGTCCAGTTGTACAGGCCCAGGTTGAGCGTCCAGTTCTCCTCGCCGCGCAGCATGGTCAGGGGGAGGAAGAAGGCGTTCCAGGTGTTGACGAAGGCGAGCAGGAAGACCGTCGCGCCGCCCGTGGTCATCATCCGCAGCACGATGCTGAAGAAGATGCGCAGTTCACCGGCGCCGTCGATACGGGCCGCCTCGAGGAGTTCGAACGGGACCGTGGCCTCGGTGTACACCTTTGCCAGGTACACGCTGAACGGGTTGATCAGGCAGGGGATCAGCATCGCCCACGGCGTGTCCACCAGACCGATCGCCGAGAACAGCAGATACAGCGGCAGGGTGAGCAGGGCGATCGGGATCAGGAACGAGCCGACCACCGCCGCGAACACCACGCCCCGCCCGGGGAACTCGAAGCGGGCCAGCCCGTAGCCCGTGGCGAGGGCGATGAGCGTGCCGCCGAGGGAGCCGACCCCCGCGTAGAGGAACGAGTTGGCGGTCCAGCGCAGGAAGATGCCGCCCTCGTACGTGAACACCTGGTGCAGGTTCTCCCACAGGTGGAAGTCGGAGAACCACAGGCCGTTGCTCTGGTACAGCCCCACCCGGTCCTTGGTCGCGGCGACCAGCAGCCAGTACACCGGGAACAGGCTGTAGGCGCTGGCCAGGACCAGGCCTACCAGGAGAAAGCGCTGGCCGCCCCGGGAACGAGCGGCCGGGTCCGGGCGGGTGATCCGTCGCACGGCACCCCCGCGGGGTGGCACGGCAGCCGTTTCCGTGCCGTTTTCCTTGCGGTTTTCTGTCAGCGCCATCAGTCCGCCGCCCTCGAGGTCAGCCGGTAGAAGAGGAAGGACGCGACGCCGAGGATCAGCGCGAGCAGCACCGACAGGGCGGCGGCGTAGTGGTAGTTGGCGGCGTTGAACGCCTGGTTGTAGATGATCATGATCGGGGTGAAGCTGTCGCTGACCGTCTGCGGGGTCACGTTCCTGAACAGCGCGGGCTCGTTGAAGATCTGCAGCATCTGGATGATCGACAGCAGAGCGGTCAGGACGAGCGCGCCGCGCACGAACGGGACCTTGATGCTCAGGGCGATCCTCAGCTCCGACGCGCCGTCCAGCCGCGCGGCCTCGAACAGCTCGCGGGGCACGCCCTGGAGCGCCGCGTAGATGATCACCATGTTGTAGCCGATGCCGTGCCAGGTCAGCAGGTTGCCGATGGCCGGCCACACCATCGAGGGCGCGAAGAAGTTCCAGTCGAACCCGAACAGGTCGCCGATGGGGGTCAGGGGGCCCACGTCCGGGCTGTACAGGTTGATCCACACGATGGCCGCGACCACGCCCGGGATCATGTACGGGACCAGCAGCAGGATCCGGAACCGGCCGGCCACCTTCGAGGTGACCGCGTCCAGGAAGAGCGCCAGCACCAGGCTGATGAGCAGCATGAACGGGATCTGGACACAGGCGAACAGCACCACCCGCAGGATGGAGGTCATGAACGCCGAGTCGCTCAGGCCCTTGCCGTAGTTCTCCAGCCCGACGAACTCCGTGGTCGCGCCGCCGAGCCCCAGCCCGGACTGCTTCTCCAGGAACAGCGACTGGTAGACGGCGTAGCCGATCGGAAGCAGATAGAGGAAGACGAAGCCGAGCTGGAAGGGCACCGTGAACGCGGCACCCTTCCAGCGCTGGGAGCGAATCATCAGGTACGCCTCAGCCCTTGACGCTGATGCCGCGCTGCTTCAGGTCGTTGACCGTCCACTCCTGCATGTGCGCGAGGAGGTCGGTGACCTTCTGCTCCTTGCTGACGACCTTGGCCCACTCGTCCTGCATCTCCGTGAACATCGCGGTCCAGTTCGGGCCGAAGTTCCAGCCGGTCCGGACGGTGCCCAGGCTGTCCGTCACGATCGCCTTGGCCGGCTCGTAGTTCTTGCCGAGCAGCTTCTCGGAGATCGCGTCGGAGACGTACGACTCGCTGTCGGCCAGCGCCGGCATCACACCGCTGCCGGTCTCCGGGCTCGCCATGGTCTTGACCGCACCGGTGTCGGTGGACATCCACAGCGCCGCCTCGGCGGCCTGCTTCTTGTTCTTGCACTGCTCGCTGACCAGCGTCAGGTTGCCGCTCTGATTGGTGCCGGCCGGCGTCTGGGCGGCCTCGCCCTGGAAGGTGGGCCAGGGGGCGAGCGCCCAGTCGCCGAAGGACTTGGTGAAGTTCTGCACCATGCCGGACATCTGCCAGGTGGAGATCTGCCGGGTCGCGGTGCCGCCGTTGTCGTAGTTGCGCTGTACGGCCGCGTAGTCGGCGAAGGAGAGCTTGGAGTTGAGGTCGTTGTCGATGATCTCCTGGATCACCTTCGCGGCCTTCAGGCTGCCCTCGTCCTGGAAGTCCACCTTCCAGGAGTCGCCGTCGACGCTGTACCAGTTCGCCCCGGCCTGCATGGCGAGCACCTCCAGGGTGCTCGGGTCCTCACCGGCGTAGTTGGTGAGCTTGATGTCGTGCTTCTTCAGCACCTTGCCCGCGGCGATGAACTCGTCCCAGGTCTTGGGCGCCTTCAGGCCGTACTTCTTGAAGAGGTCGGTGCGGTAGATGGTGAAGGCGGGCGCCGAGGCGGTGGGAACGCCGTAGATCTTGCCCTGGACCTGGCCGACCGCCCAGGCGCCGGGGTTGAACTTGTCCTTGCTGGACTCGACGTACTGGGTGATGTCGGCGAGCGCGCCCTGCGAGACCCAGCTCGTCACGTACTCGCCGGTGTTCTGCAGCAGGCAGGGCGCGTTGCCGGCCTTGACCGCGTTGGTCAGCTGCTTCTGCATGGTCAGCTGGTCGGTGACCTTGGTGTACTTCAGCTGGACGTCCTTGTGCGAGGCGTTGAACGCCTTGACGACCGCCTCCTGGCCGTTGGCCCAGCCCCAGAAGGGGAGGGTGACCGGCCCGGACTTCGACGCGGCGTCGTCGCCCGAGCCGGATCCGCCGCAGGCGGAGAGGAGACCTGTCAGCGCGATACCCGCGACAGCGGCGGAGGCGAACCTTCTCCGGGGGCTGGTGATGTTCATCTGACCGTGATCCTTCGGAATAGGGCGTTCTCAGAACGAGAGGACGACAGCGGCTCGGTTGTGCTGGCCAGGAACGGCGGCCGGAAACCGTCGGCTCGCGGTTGCAGGGGGTTCGGCCAAGCGTAAGAAGAAGCTGTAGTAAGCGGTTGCTGGGACCGTAGGCAGCAAGCTCGGCTCTTAGCAAGAGGTGCGCGGCAATTTGTTACCGCGGATTGTCCGCCGGGTTATCTGCGGACCTGCGCCGGACGGTCACGTGTGGACTGGTATACGCGCAGGTCAATGCGGTGTTCGGACACGCCGGTCCAGGCCTCGGCGGGCACGCCGACGAAACCTCGAACGGGCCGCAAAGCCGCTGGAAACCGGTTACGTAACGAACTCTGCGCGTTATCTGCGCTGACTCACCGGCGGCCGCACCGAGTTCCGGACCACGACATGCGTGCCCAGCACCAGATGGTCGCCGTCGGCACTCTTGCGGCGCCCCGCGCCGCCCTCACGCCGGTCGGCCACCGCACGCAGCGCGACGCGACCCATCTCCTCGTACGGCACGTGCACGGTGGTCAGTTGGGGTGTGAGCTGGGACGCGAGCGGGATGTCGTCGTAGCCGACGATCGAGACGTCCTCGGGCACCTTCAGGCCCGCCGCGCGCAGGGCCTGCATGGCGCCCGCCGCGACCACGTCCGTCCCCGCGAGCACGGCCGTGAAGTCCGGCGTGTCGTGCAAGGCCACCTCGACGGCCTCGTACCCGTGCTCGTAGTCGTACGGGCCGTGCCGGACCATACCCGGGTCGAACGGCACACCGTACGCCTCGAAGGCCCGCTGTGCTCCCCTCAACCGGCCCTGCGCGGTAGTCAGTTCGGCATGCCCCGGCAGAACCAGGACGCGCCGGTGACCGGCCGACAGCAGGTGGCTGGCCATCGCGTAGGCCCCGCCCTCGTTGTCGTAGTCGACGGTCGTCGCCGGGACGTCGCCCTCTAGCGGGGGCCTGCCCACCAGGACCAGGTGCGAGCCGGCCGCGTCCAGGGAGCGGGCGAAGCGCGCCATGCGCAGCTGGTACTCGCCGTAGTCGTAGGCCCCGCCGAGCAGTATCACCGCGGCGACGCCCTGCTGGCGCATGAGGTTCACCAGTGCGAGCTCCCGCTCCGGGTCGTCGCCGGTCGTGCCGACCAGCGAGAGCCAGCCGCGCAGGGTGGCGGCGCCCTCGACGCCCTTCGCGACATGCGCGAACGCGGCGCCGGTGATGTTGTTGATGAGGATCGCCACCGTCGGTGTGCCGCCGCCGGCGAGCGAACGGGCATGGGCGTTGGTGACGTAGTCCAGGTCCCGGACCACCTTCATCACCCTGCGGCGCAGCTCCTCCGAGACCGGGTAGTTGCCGGACAGCACCCGCGAGACGCTGGCCACGGAGACGCCGGCTCGCTCCGCGACATCACGAATGGTCGCCCGTCCGGCGTCGCTCGTCGCTTTGCGCTGACTCACCCTTGCGGCTCCTTCACCGTCGTGGCTCGATCCGGCGCCGGGGCTGTGCCCCCACCCGTGCGGAAACCGTATCCCATCGTTACTCCAGGCTGGACGGCTTGTGGACGGCGGGCCTAAGGGCTGCCCGCGACGTGACGCGGGCAGGGCGTGCCGCCGTGGTGCGGGCTGGGCGCGCTGCCGTGACGCGGGTCGGCGCGCGGCTGTGGTGCGGCCCGGACGCGCCGCTGCGGCGAGGGCCGACGCGCCGCCGTGACGAGGACCGGACGCGCCGCTGTGACGAACCGGGCGTGCCGCCGTGACGCGGGCCGGGCGCGCCGGCGGTCCCGGCGGCCTGCCCCCCGACCCGTCACGCCACCCGCGCGAGATCCGCGTGCCGCACCTCGTGGACCGGCGGCCGGCCCGCCGCCAGGCGCTCCAGTTCCTCGACGACGATGCGGCCGAGCCGCTCCAGTTCGTTGCCCAGTGAGCCGGCGATGTGCGGGGTGAGGAACACGTTGGGCAGGTTGTACAGCGGGGAATCGACAGGCAGCGGCTCCGGGTCCGTGACGTCGAGGACCGCGCTGAGCCGGCCGGAGACCAGTTCGTCGGCGAGCGCCGCGTGGTCGACCAGCGCGCCACGGGCGGTGTTGATGAGCACGCCGCCGTCCCGCACCAGGGCGAGCCGACCACGGTCGAGCATGTGGTGGGTCTCGGGGATGTCGGGGGCGTGCAGACTCACGATGTCGCTGTGTCTGAGCAGGTCCTCCAGCGACAGCGACTCGGCACCGAGGGCGGCGGCCTCGGCCGGGATCACGTACGGGTCGTGCAGGAGGACGGTGAGGTCGAACGGCCGAAGCAGCTCCAGCAGCCGGCGGCCCACCCGGGACGCGCCGATGACACCGACCCGGCGGCCGAGGTTGCCGGTCGCCGCGGTCTGAGCGGGGCCCGGGTAGGCGTGCGTGCGGCGGAAGCGCTCGCGGTGGTCGAAGGCGTCCTTGCCCACGAGCAGGATCATCGCGAGCGTGTACTCCGCGACGGGCACGGCGTTGCCCGTCACCGCGCTGGAGACCTTCACGCCGCGCTCCCACAGGGCGTCCCCGACCAGGGAGCGCACGGAGCCGGCCGCGTGCAGGACGGCGTCCAGCTTCGGGGCCGCCGCGAGGGCACCGGCGTCCAGATGCGGGCAGCCCCAGCCGGTGATCAGCACCTCGGCACAGGCCAGGGCACCGGCCGCGGCCGGATCGGTGAAGTCCTGTACGACCAACCCGGGATCGATGTCGGCCGTGCGCCTCAGCCGCTCCATCAGCGGCGGAGGAAAGAGCAGCGGGAGGTGTACCGGGTCCATCGCGAACACGGCCCGCGGCAGCTGAGGGCTGGGCATGACTCTCCTGGAGCAGAGGAGGAAACGGTTTCAGAAAGCGTCTTCTACCGTAGATCTACCGGGAAGCAGCGGTCAATCGGCAGGGCCCGGGTGACGGCCGGGCGGCGCCGCTTCTCCGGGCAAAGGGCCCTGTTTTTCCCACGTCGTGACGTGAACGAACAGGCAGAGGGAGGGTGAAGACGGCGGCGTAGAGGGTGCGTGGCTGTGAGGGGCGGGCCGGAGTCGACACCCCTCGGGGGCGCCAGGAGACGAGCACGTTATGGAAATCGATTACTAGTGTTTCAGTGCGCGACGGTGGAGACCGACTGTGCCGCCGTCGACACCTGAGTACCGGATGACCGCTTCGACAACCGGTTCCCAGGCTTGTTGCCGAGGCGAGCTCCGGGCCGCCCCTGGTCAGGCGGTCCGGTCACCCATCGGCGCCTTGTTCGCGGCGACCGGAAACAGGACTCATCGGCGCTCTGGCTGATGACACCGAGGTTACACAGTCTTCTCGAAAATACGTCAAGGCTCTTGACTCGCCATCCCGACGGCAAGAAGCTCTGCCGCACGAACAACAACCGGTTGCTGTCGCAAGCCAGGAAAAGCAAGGAGGTGGTGCGTTCATGCACCCAGATGCCGGTGCTTCCCCGAGCCGCCGCCTGGGCTCGGCGCGATCACGACGCGGGCCGCAGCCGGAGTCACTTCCCGGCAAGCTTCACGCCCTCTGAACCCGCTCCGCGCGACGGCGCGGACATCCGCTCCTGGCCGCGTACGGCGGCAACAACGACCGCCCCACCGGGGCGGCGCCGTACAGGGCCAGGGGCAACCTCCACCGGGACGCGTCCCGCGCACCACGCCCCCAGGGCGGCGGAACCAGGCCCCCCGCGACGAACAGATGCCTGCCCCCGGAGCCGACCCCGGCGAGACCCGCCCCCGGTCCGGACATCGTCCGCACGGCGACCACCCGAAGCCGCTCTGCGTCCCCGTGCCTCGGCGTCCTCATAGGGCCGTCCGTGAGGCCGCGTCACGACTGCCCCGTCGGCCTGTCGGCCACTCGGCTGTACCCCGGCACGCTCCCGTGCGCCTCACCGGGCGAGCCGGCGCCTCACTCCTGCCTTGCCCGGGCGGAGTTCCCCGCAGATCTCCGCATCGGAATTCCCGCCGTACATCGGCCCTCGATCAGCCTCGCAGCCCCGCTGTCACCTGTATGAAAGGTTCACGACCATGTCCGTTCCCGCCAGAAGCGCCCTCGGACGGCGTGACTTCCTCGCCACCACCGCCGGTGTCACGCTCGCCGCCGCGGCACTGCCCGGATGTGCCGCCTCCGTCGACGACGGCTCCGGCTCCGGCTCCGGCACCAAGAAGGGCGCGTCGACGCTCACCGTCATGGCCAAGGACGAGGACAAGAAGACCATCCAGGCCGCCGAACAGGTGCTGGGCGTGAAGATCACCTACCTCGCCTTCGACCAGACCAAGCTCAACGCCATGCTGGCCAGCAAGAACCCGCCGGACGTGGTGCGCGGCTTCGGTGCGCTGGACACGCCGTACTTCGCCGCCCGCGGCCTGATGGCCGACCTGGACCCCTACTTCGCCGAGAGTTCGGTCCTCAAGATCTCCGACCTCGACCCGGTCAACGACCTCTGGCGCTTCGATGGAGAGAAGCAAGGGGCGGGCCCGCGCTACGGCATGACGAAGGATTACTCCCAGGATGGGATGTTTTGGTACCGCACCGACATGTTCGACGCCGCGAAGCTGGACCAACCCAGCGACACCGAGCCGCTCTCCTACGACGAGTGGCTGGACCTCGGCAAGCGGCTGGTCAAACGCCGGCTCGGCAAGGTGAAGGTGTACGGGCTGAGCGCCGGGGGCACCTTGCCCACGTTCATGCACCTGACCGCCTCGGCCGGCGGCAAGCTGTTCGCCGATGACCTCGCCTCCGTCGACTTCTCCTCGCCCGAGGCGATGAAGGGACTGAGCTGGTACCTGGAGTACGCCAAGGCCAACATCGGCCCGAGCCCCGCCAACCCGAACCCGGACGGCTGGGACGGGCCCACCTACCAGGCCGGGCGGATGGCGATGGCCGGCGACGGCTACTGGTTCGGCGGGGTGATCGGCGGCGACCCCAAGCTCGCCGATGTGTCACGGTTCGCGCCCGCCCCACAGATGGGCGGCCACCGCATCAGCCCCACCTTCGGTGCCACCGGCTACTGGATCCCCGAGGGCGCCAAGAACAAGGACGCCGCCTGGAAGTTCTTCGAGTGGTACTTCGCAGGCCAGCCGGCCAAGGACCGGGCCAGCAGCGGCTGGGGCATCCCGGCCCTGAAGTCGCTGCGCCCGATGATGCCGAAGGCGCAGCCGTTCCAGAAGCAGTCCTACGCCGTCCAGCAGCAGGAGCTCCCGTACTTCCAGATGATGACCGTCACCCCGTACGCCCAGACGACCGCCCTGGACGCGGTGATCAACAAGGTGCTGCCGGGTGCGGTCAAGTCCGGGACCTCCGCCGGGAAGGTCGCGGACGCGCTGAACTCGCAGATGAACGACGCGATCGCCGCGGGCAAGGAGCTGGTGGGGTGAGTACCGGTCAGCTCACCGGAGACACCGCCCGGGCCGTGCCGTCCCCGTCCCCGGGGGCGGCCGCCCGCCCGGCACGCAGACGACTGTCCCTCAGCAAGCGCAGGGCATGGGCGTTCTACGCGTTCACCGGCCCGTGGGTGCTGGGATTCCTGGGGCTGACGGCCTACCCGCTCCTGTACGCGCTGTGGCTGAGCTTCACCAACTCCGACGGACTCTCCCGGCGCACCAGCTTCGTCGGTCTGGCGAACTACAAGGAGGTCTTCTCCGACCCGGACACCATGGCCTCCCTCGGCCGGACCGCGCTGTTCACCGGCATCACCGTGCCGCTGTCGATCGTGGCCGGGCTGATGCTGGCGGTCCTGGTCAACCAGCCGATCCGCTCCCGTGGCCTGTTCCGCACCCTGCTGTACCTGCCCGCGGTCGTACCGCCGGTCGGCGCGGCGCTCACCTTCAAGCTGATCTTCGACCGGGACTCGGGGGCCGCCAACGGCGTCCTGGACGTCCTCAACATCAACGGCGTTCCCTGGCTGATCGACCCCTACGCCCGCTGGGTGCTGATCACCCTGACGATGTGGGGTGTCGGCAACATCATGATCATCTCGCTCGCCGGGCTCCAGGACATCCCCAAGGAACTTCTGGAAGCGGCGCGGGTCGACGGTGCCAGTTCCTGGCAGTCCTTCACCCGGATCACCCTGCCCCTGCTCTCCCCGGTGATCTTCTTCCAGGTCGTCACCGGGATCATCGGAGCGCTGCAGAGCTTCGCGCCGCTGCTGATCGCACTCGACCCCACCCCGGCGGGGGTGACGTCCGTCCCCGAGAGCAACTACTTCTACATGATCAACGTTTTCGCCCAGTACTTCGCCAACGGACGTTACGGCTATGCCTCAGCGATGCTGTGGGTGCTCTTCGCGTTCATCGTCGTCATCACCTTCCTGGTGTTCAAGGTGAGCAAGGGCGCCGTCTTCTACACGGTGGAAGCGGAGCCGGCGAAGGACAAGCCCCGCACGATGGGAGACGCGTAATGGTGTTCGCCCGGCGCAACGCCGTCTACATGCTCCTTGTGGCACTGCTCGTCCTCTTCCTCAGCCCTTTCGGCTGGCTCGCGATCACCGCTCTCAAGGACGCGTCGGAACTGCGGGTCATGCCCATCCACTGGTGGCCGCACCACCCGAACCTGGACAATTTCCGGCAGGCGCTGACCACGTTCGACTACCTCGGCTATGCGCGCAACTCCCTGACGATCGCCGGCATCTACGCCGTTCTGGTCACCCTCGCCTCGGCCTGGGCCGGATTCGGCTTCGCCCGGCTGACCGCCCCGGGCAAGCGGGTGATCTTCGCGGTGCTGCTGTCGACGATGATGCTGCCGCAGGTCATCACCCTCATCCCGACCTATCTGATGTTCGCCGAGCTCCACCTGCTGAACACCTATATGCCGTGGGTGCTGTGGGGGCTGTCCGGCGCACCGTTCCTGATCTTCCTGTTCCGGCAGTTCTTCAGCAACATGCCGAAGGAACTGGAGGAGGCGGCGATCGTCGACGGCTGCGGTACCTTCCGGATCTTCCTGCGGATCTTCCTGCCGCAGTCGTGGCCGGTCATCGCCACCAGCCTGATCCTGTCCTTCAGCTGGTCATGGGGCGACTACATCGGCCCCGCGCTGCTGCTGGACGACGCGCACACCACCCTCACGGTCAAGCTCGCCAACGGCT
The genomic region above belongs to Streptomyces coeruleorubidus and contains:
- a CDS encoding extracellular solute-binding protein gives rise to the protein MSVPARSALGRRDFLATTAGVTLAAAALPGCAASVDDGSGSGSGTKKGASTLTVMAKDEDKKTIQAAEQVLGVKITYLAFDQTKLNAMLASKNPPDVVRGFGALDTPYFAARGLMADLDPYFAESSVLKISDLDPVNDLWRFDGEKQGAGPRYGMTKDYSQDGMFWYRTDMFDAAKLDQPSDTEPLSYDEWLDLGKRLVKRRLGKVKVYGLSAGGTLPTFMHLTASAGGKLFADDLASVDFSSPEAMKGLSWYLEYAKANIGPSPANPNPDGWDGPTYQAGRMAMAGDGYWFGGVIGGDPKLADVSRFAPAPQMGGHRISPTFGATGYWIPEGAKNKDAAWKFFEWYFAGQPAKDRASSGWGIPALKSLRPMMPKAQPFQKQSYAVQQQELPYFQMMTVTPYAQTTALDAVINKVLPGAVKSGTSAGKVADALNSQMNDAIAAGKELVG
- a CDS encoding carbohydrate ABC transporter permease; translated protein: MVFARRNAVYMLLVALLVLFLSPFGWLAITALKDASELRVMPIHWWPHHPNLDNFRQALTTFDYLGYARNSLTIAGIYAVLVTLASAWAGFGFARLTAPGKRVIFAVLLSTMMLPQVITLIPTYLMFAELHLLNTYMPWVLWGLSGAPFLIFLFRQFFSNMPKELEEAAIVDGCGTFRIFLRIFLPQSWPVIATSLILSFSWSWGDYIGPALLLDDAHTTLTVKLANGYVNAQGMPMSNLVAAGAVMYVIPVLVLFLIMQRGFVSGIATSGLK
- a CDS encoding glycoside hydrolase family 43 protein yields the protein MTVLHNPVLRGFAPDPSLIRVGDWYYVATSSFEWFPTIPVHRSRDLAHWEYAGHVRGAAPGGSLAGVPDSGGIWAPSLSWDGERFWVTYTVVRSVGTPYFDLDTYVSTATEVSGEWSAPRRVASHGFDPALFHEDGRLWLLNLQNDHRPGGQRFAGIVVTELDRDTLAPVGRTRLLLQHDRLIEGPKLLRRDGWYYLVLAEGGTGWEHGVRVARSRELTGPYELDERSLLTTRDDPDVPLQKAGHGELVETPDGQWLLSHLTARPLHTPQGRRCPLGRETAIQAVTWDAEGWPRLRQGGRRPAVDVDVPTRPHPLPPAAPAEGLSWPWSSLREAPDPSWADTTARPGWIRLRGRHGPESRWASSLLAQRITEHRAQAEVTVEARPVTFTQAAGLVLWYNPEAYLSLDLTWAEPEGEPQRGQQWRDTPGAGGRTVLSLVERDEEGVRQVAVVEVPGEAAVTLGVTIEGAEARFWHVRDGTRTAIGPVLDFSRLSDDHGSRLRFTGAMAGVHARDLVDAAFTADFRGFRLTCSG
- a CDS encoding carbohydrate ABC transporter permease, which translates into the protein MSTGQLTGDTARAVPSPSPGAAARPARRRLSLSKRRAWAFYAFTGPWVLGFLGLTAYPLLYALWLSFTNSDGLSRRTSFVGLANYKEVFSDPDTMASLGRTALFTGITVPLSIVAGLMLAVLVNQPIRSRGLFRTLLYLPAVVPPVGAALTFKLIFDRDSGAANGVLDVLNINGVPWLIDPYARWVLITLTMWGVGNIMIISLAGLQDIPKELLEAARVDGASSWQSFTRITLPLLSPVIFFQVVTGIIGALQSFAPLLIALDPTPAGVTSVPESNYFYMINVFAQYFANGRYGYASAMLWVLFAFIVVITFLVFKVSKGAVFYTVEAEPAKDKPRTMGDA
- a CDS encoding carbohydrate ABC transporter permease, whose product is MIRSQRWKGAAFTVPFQLGFVFLYLLPIGYAVYQSLFLEKQSGLGLGGATTEFVGLENYGKGLSDSAFMTSILRVVLFACVQIPFMLLISLVLALFLDAVTSKVAGRFRILLLVPYMIPGVVAAIVWINLYSPDVGPLTPIGDLFGFDWNFFAPSMVWPAIGNLLTWHGIGYNMVIIYAALQGVPRELFEAARLDGASELRIALSIKVPFVRGALVLTALLSIIQMLQIFNEPALFRNVTPQTVSDSFTPIMIIYNQAFNAANYHYAAALSVLLALILGVASFLFYRLTSRAAD
- a CDS encoding LacI family DNA-binding transcriptional regulator → MSQRKATSDAGRATIRDVAERAGVSVASVSRVLSGNYPVSEELRRRVMKVVRDLDYVTNAHARSLAGGGTPTVAILINNITGAAFAHVAKGVEGAATLRGWLSLVGTTGDDPERELALVNLMRQQGVAAVILLGGAYDYGEYQLRMARFARSLDAAGSHLVLVGRPPLEGDVPATTVDYDNEGGAYAMASHLLSAGHRRVLVLPGHAELTTAQGRLRGAQRAFEAYGVPFDPGMVRHGPYDYEHGYEAVEVALHDTPDFTAVLAGTDVVAAGAMQALRAAGLKVPEDVSIVGYDDIPLASQLTPQLTTVHVPYEEMGRVALRAVADRREGGAGRRKSADGDHLVLGTHVVVRNSVRPPVSQRR
- a CDS encoding carbohydrate ABC transporter permease, translated to MALTENRKENGTETAAVPPRGGAVRRITRPDPAARSRGGQRFLLVGLVLASAYSLFPVYWLLVAATKDRVGLYQSNGLWFSDFHLWENLHQVFTYEGGIFLRWTANSFLYAGVGSLGGTLIALATGYGLARFEFPGRGVVFAAVVGSFLIPIALLTLPLYLLFSAIGLVDTPWAMLIPCLINPFSVYLAKVYTEATVPFELLEAARIDGAGELRIFFSIVLRMMTTGGATVFLLAFVNTWNAFFLPLTMLRGEENWTLNLGLYNWTGKRLESGIDVTSLVLTGALLSIIPMAIMMVAMRRYWRSGVTLGALK
- a CDS encoding hydroxyacid dehydrogenase, with product MPSPQLPRAVFAMDPVHLPLLFPPPLMERLRRTADIDPGLVVQDFTDPAAAGALACAEVLITGWGCPHLDAGALAAAPKLDAVLHAAGSVRSLVGDALWERGVKVSSAVTGNAVPVAEYTLAMILLVGKDAFDHRERFRRTHAYPGPAQTAATGNLGRRVGVIGASRVGRRLLELLRPFDLTVLLHDPYVIPAEAAALGAESLSLEDLLRHSDIVSLHAPDIPETHHMLDRGRLALVRDGGVLINTARGALVDHAALADELVSGRLSAVLDVTDPEPLPVDSPLYNLPNVFLTPHIAGSLGNELERLGRIVVEELERLAAGRPPVHEVRHADLARVA
- a CDS encoding ABC transporter substrate-binding protein; the encoded protein is MNITSPRRRFASAAVAGIALTGLLSACGGSGSGDDAASKSGPVTLPFWGWANGQEAVVKAFNASHKDVQLKYTKVTDQLTMQKQLTNAVKAGNAPCLLQNTGEYVTSWVSQGALADITQYVESSKDKFNPGAWAVGQVQGKIYGVPTASAPAFTIYRTDLFKKYGLKAPKTWDEFIAAGKVLKKHDIKLTNYAGEDPSTLEVLAMQAGANWYSVDGDSWKVDFQDEGSLKAAKVIQEIIDNDLNSKLSFADYAAVQRNYDNGGTATRQISTWQMSGMVQNFTKSFGDWALAPWPTFQGEAAQTPAGTNQSGNLTLVSEQCKNKKQAAEAALWMSTDTGAVKTMASPETGSGVMPALADSESYVSDAISEKLLGKNYEPAKAIVTDSLGTVRTGWNFGPNWTAMFTEMQDEWAKVVSKEQKVTDLLAHMQEWTVNDLKQRGISVKG